From a region of the Pan paniscus chromosome 19, NHGRI_mPanPan1-v2.0_pri, whole genome shotgun sequence genome:
- the AIPL1 gene encoding aryl-hydrocarbon-interacting protein-like 1 isoform X2, giving the protein MDAALLLNVEGVKKTILHGGTGELPNFITGSRVIFHFRTMKCDEERTVIDDSRQVGQPMHIIIGNMFKLEVWEILLTSMRVHEVAEFWCDTIHTGVYPILSRSLRQMAQGKDPTEWHVHTCGLANMFAYHTLGYEDLDKLQKEPQPLVFVIELLQRETWNLSNHEKMKAVPVLHGEGNRLFKLGRYEEASSKYQEAIICLRNLQTKEKPWEVQWLKLEKMINTLILNYCQCLLKKEEYYEVLEHTSDILRHHPGARGCRGGQ; this is encoded by the exons ATGGATGCCGCTCTGCTCCTGAACGTGGAAGGGGTCAAGAAAACCATTCTGCACGGGGGCACGGGCGAGCTCCCAAACTTCATCACCGGATCCCGA GTGATCTTTCATTTCCGCACCATGAAATGTGATGAGGAGCGGACAGTCATTGACGACAGCCGGCAGGTGGGCCAGCCCATGCACATCATCATCGGAAACATGTTCAAGCTCGAGGTCTGGGAGATCCTGCTTACCTCCATGCGGGTGCACGAGGTGGCCGAGTTCTGGTGCGATACCATC CACACGGGGGTCTACCCCATCCTGTCCCGGAGCCTGAGGCAGATGGCCCAGGGCAAGGACCCCACAGAGTGGCACGTGCACACATGCGGGCTGGCCAACATGTTCGCCTACCACACGCTGGGCTACGAGGACCTGGACAAGCTGCAGAAGGAGCCTCAGCCTCTGGTCTTTGTGATCGAGCTGCTGCAG AGGGAGACCTGGAACCTGAGCAATCATGAGAAGATGAAGGCGGTGCCCGTCCTCCACGGAGAGGGAAATCGGCTCTTCAAGCTGGGACGCTACGAGGAGGCCTCTTCCAAGTACCAGGAGGCCATCATCTGCCTAAGGAACCTGCAGACCAAG GAGAAGCCGTGGGAGGTGCagtggctgaagctggagaagatGATCAATACTCTGATCCTCAACTACTGCCAGTGCCTGCTGAAGAAGGAGGAGTACTATGAGGTGCTGGAGCACACCAGCGACATTCTCCGGCACCACCCAGGTGCGCGGGGCTGCAGGGGCGGACAGTGA
- the AIPL1 gene encoding aryl-hydrocarbon-interacting protein-like 1 (The RefSeq protein has 2 substitutions compared to this genomic sequence) produces MDAALLLNVEGVKKTILHGGTGELPNFITGSRVIFHFRTMKCDEERTVIDDSRQVGQPMHIIIGNMFKLEVWEILLTSMRVHEVAEFWCDTIHTGVYPILSRSLRQMAQGKDPTEWHVHTCGLANMFAYHTLGYEDLDELQKEPQPLVFVIELLQVDAPSDYQRETWNLSNHEKMKAVPVLHGEGNRLFKLGRYEEASSKYQEAIICLRNLQTKEKPWEVQWLKLEKMINTLILNYCQCLLKKEEYYEVLEHTSDILRHHPGIVKAYYVRARAHAEVWNEAEAKADLRKVLELEPSMQKAVRRELRLLENRMAEKQEEERLRCRNMLSQGATQPPAEPPTEPPAQSSTEPPAEPPPAPSAELSAGPPAETATEPPPSPGHSLQH; encoded by the exons ATGGATGCCGCTCTGCTCCTGAACGTGGAAGGGGTCAAGAAAACCATTCTGCACGGGGGCACGGGCGAGCTCCCAAACTTCATCACCGGATCCCGA GTGATCTTTCATTTCCGCACCATGAAATGTGATGAGGAGCGGACAGTCATTGACGACAGCCGGCAGGTGGGCCAGCCCATGCACATCATCATCGGAAACATGTTCAAGCTCGAGGTCTGGGAGATCCTGCTTACCTCCATGCGGGTGCACGAGGTGGCCGAGTTCTGGTGCGATACCATC CACACGGGGGTCTACCCCATCCTGTCCCGGAGCCTGAGGCAGATGGCCCAGGGCAAGGACCCCACAGAGTGGCACGTGCACACATGCGGGCTGGCCAACATGTTCGCCTACCACACGCTGGGCTACGAGGACCTGGACAAGCTGCAGAAGGAGCCTCAGCCTCTGGTCTTTGTGATCGAGCTGCTGCAG GTTGATGCCCCGAGTGATTACCAGAGGGAGACCTGGAACCTGAGCAATCATGAGAAGATGAAGGCGGTGCCCGTCCTCCACGGAGAGGGAAATCGGCTCTTCAAGCTGGGACGCTACGAGGAGGCCTCTTCCAAGTACCAGGAGGCCATCATCTGCCTAAGGAACCTGCAGACCAAG GAGAAGCCGTGGGAGGTGCagtggctgaagctggagaagatGATCAATACTCTGATCCTCAACTACTGCCAGTGCCTGCTGAAGAAGGAGGAGTACTATGAGGTGCTGGAGCACACCAGCGACATTCTCCGGCACCACCCAG GCATCGTGAAGGCCTACTACGTGCGTGCCCGGGCTCACGCAGAGGTGTGGAATGAGGCCGAGGCCAAGGCAGACCTCCGGAAAGTGCTGGAGCTGGAGCCGTCCATGCAGAAGGCGGTGCGCAGGGAGCTGAGGCTGCTGGAGAACCGCATGGcggagaagcaggaggaggagcgGCTGCGCTGCCGGAACATGCTGAGCCAGGGTGCCACGCAGCCTCCGGCAGAGCCACCCACAGAGCCACCCGCACAGTCATCCACAGAGCCACCTGCAGAGCCACCCCCAGCACCATCTGCAGAGCTGTCCGCAGGGCCACCTGCAGAGCCAGCCACAGAGCCACCCCCGTCCCCAGGGCACTCGCTGCAGCACTGA
- the AIPL1 gene encoding aryl-hydrocarbon-interacting protein-like 1 isoform X1 translates to MDAALLLNVEGVKKTILHGGTGELPNFITGSRVIFHFRTMKCDEERTVIDDSRQVGQPMHIIIGNMFKLEVWEILLTSMRVHEVAEFWCDTIHTGVYPILSRSLRQMAQGKDPTEWHVHTCGLANMFAYHTLGYEDLDKLQKEPQPLVFVIELLQRETWNLSNHEKMKAVPVLHGEGNRLFKLGRYEEASSKYQEAIICLRNLQTKEKPWEVQWLKLEKMINTLILNYCQCLLKKEEYYEVLEHTSDILRHHPGIVKAYYVRARAHAEVWNEAEAKADLRKVLELEPSMQKAVRRELRLLENRMAEKQEEERLRCRNMLSQGATQPPAEPPTEPPAQSSTEPPAEPPPAPSAELSAGPPAEPATEPPPSPGHSLQH, encoded by the exons ATGGATGCCGCTCTGCTCCTGAACGTGGAAGGGGTCAAGAAAACCATTCTGCACGGGGGCACGGGCGAGCTCCCAAACTTCATCACCGGATCCCGA GTGATCTTTCATTTCCGCACCATGAAATGTGATGAGGAGCGGACAGTCATTGACGACAGCCGGCAGGTGGGCCAGCCCATGCACATCATCATCGGAAACATGTTCAAGCTCGAGGTCTGGGAGATCCTGCTTACCTCCATGCGGGTGCACGAGGTGGCCGAGTTCTGGTGCGATACCATC CACACGGGGGTCTACCCCATCCTGTCCCGGAGCCTGAGGCAGATGGCCCAGGGCAAGGACCCCACAGAGTGGCACGTGCACACATGCGGGCTGGCCAACATGTTCGCCTACCACACGCTGGGCTACGAGGACCTGGACAAGCTGCAGAAGGAGCCTCAGCCTCTGGTCTTTGTGATCGAGCTGCTGCAG AGGGAGACCTGGAACCTGAGCAATCATGAGAAGATGAAGGCGGTGCCCGTCCTCCACGGAGAGGGAAATCGGCTCTTCAAGCTGGGACGCTACGAGGAGGCCTCTTCCAAGTACCAGGAGGCCATCATCTGCCTAAGGAACCTGCAGACCAAG GAGAAGCCGTGGGAGGTGCagtggctgaagctggagaagatGATCAATACTCTGATCCTCAACTACTGCCAGTGCCTGCTGAAGAAGGAGGAGTACTATGAGGTGCTGGAGCACACCAGCGACATTCTCCGGCACCACCCAG GCATCGTGAAGGCCTACTACGTGCGTGCCCGGGCTCACGCAGAGGTGTGGAATGAGGCCGAGGCCAAGGCAGACCTCCGGAAAGTGCTGGAGCTGGAGCCGTCCATGCAGAAGGCGGTGCGCAGGGAGCTGAGGCTGCTGGAGAACCGCATGGcggagaagcaggaggaggagcgGCTGCGCTGCCGGAACATGCTGAGCCAGGGTGCCACGCAGCCTCCGGCAGAGCCACCCACAGAGCCACCCGCACAGTCATCCACAGAGCCACCTGCAGAGCCACCCCCAGCACCATCTGCAGAGCTGTCCGCAGGGCCACCTGCAGAGCCAGCCACAGAGCCACCCCCGTCCCCAGGGCACTCGCTGCAGCACTGA
- the AIPL1 gene encoding aryl-hydrocarbon-interacting protein-like 1 isoform X3 yields the protein MDAALLLNVEGVKKTILHGGTGELPNFITGSRVIFHFRTMKCDEERTVIDDSRQVGQPMHIIIGNMFKLEVWEILLTSMRVHEVAEFWCDTIHTGVYPILSRSLRQMAQGKDPTEWHVHTCGLANMFAYHTLGYEDLDKLQKEPQPLVFVIELLQVDAPSDYQRETWNLSNHEKMKAVPVLHGEGNRLFKLGRYEEASSKYQEAIICLRNLQTKEKPWEVQWLKLEKMINTLILNYCQCLLKKEEYYEVLEHTSDILRHHPGARGCRGGQ from the exons ATGGATGCCGCTCTGCTCCTGAACGTGGAAGGGGTCAAGAAAACCATTCTGCACGGGGGCACGGGCGAGCTCCCAAACTTCATCACCGGATCCCGA GTGATCTTTCATTTCCGCACCATGAAATGTGATGAGGAGCGGACAGTCATTGACGACAGCCGGCAGGTGGGCCAGCCCATGCACATCATCATCGGAAACATGTTCAAGCTCGAGGTCTGGGAGATCCTGCTTACCTCCATGCGGGTGCACGAGGTGGCCGAGTTCTGGTGCGATACCATC CACACGGGGGTCTACCCCATCCTGTCCCGGAGCCTGAGGCAGATGGCCCAGGGCAAGGACCCCACAGAGTGGCACGTGCACACATGCGGGCTGGCCAACATGTTCGCCTACCACACGCTGGGCTACGAGGACCTGGACAAGCTGCAGAAGGAGCCTCAGCCTCTGGTCTTTGTGATCGAGCTGCTGCAG GTTGATGCCCCGAGTGATTACCAGAGGGAGACCTGGAACCTGAGCAATCATGAGAAGATGAAGGCGGTGCCCGTCCTCCACGGAGAGGGAAATCGGCTCTTCAAGCTGGGACGCTACGAGGAGGCCTCTTCCAAGTACCAGGAGGCCATCATCTGCCTAAGGAACCTGCAGACCAAG GAGAAGCCGTGGGAGGTGCagtggctgaagctggagaagatGATCAATACTCTGATCCTCAACTACTGCCAGTGCCTGCTGAAGAAGGAGGAGTACTATGAGGTGCTGGAGCACACCAGCGACATTCTCCGGCACCACCCAGGTGCGCGGGGCTGCAGGGGCGGACAGTGA